Proteins found in one Acidobacteriota bacterium genomic segment:
- a CDS encoding OmpA family protein: MTRFVRILVLAVACAAVGASVSCSKKAPVTTPVPPPPPPPVTPPPPPPPPPPPPPPPPPAPKLLTEDELFARKSLADLNAEKPLQDVFFDYDKAVLRDETRAAMQKNAEWLRRWTGTKILIEGHCDARGTSEYNMALGERRAAAVRDYMTSLGFAADRVMVVSKGKEAPFCTEENEGCWSQNRRGHFIISAK; this comes from the coding sequence GCTTTGTCCGGATCCTCGTGCTCGCGGTTGCCTGCGCGGCAGTCGGAGCGTCGGTCTCGTGTTCGAAGAAGGCCCCGGTGACAACGCCAGTGCCGCCGCCACCGCCGCCACCTGTCACACCACCCCCGCCACCTCCACCGCCGCCGCCGCCACCCCCGCCACCACCGCCGGCGCCCAAGCTGCTGACGGAGGACGAGCTATTCGCCCGCAAGAGCCTCGCCGATCTCAACGCGGAGAAGCCTCTGCAGGACGTGTTCTTCGATTACGACAAGGCGGTCCTACGTGACGAGACCCGCGCCGCGATGCAGAAGAACGCCGAGTGGCTCAGGCGCTGGACAGGTACCAAGATCCTGATCGAGGGACATTGCGATGCGCGCGGCACCAGCGAGTACAACATGGCGCTCGGCGAGCGCCGGGCGGCAGCTGTCCGCGACTACATGACCAGCCTCGGCTTCGCGGCCGATCGCGTGATGGTCGTGAGCAAGGGGAAGGAAGCGCCCTTCTGCACCGAGGAGAACGAAGGTTGCTGGTCGCAGAACCGCCGCGGCCACTTCATTATCTCGGCGAAGTAA